CTTTTGCTTCTTTGAGCGCATAGTAGTAGAAGAGGCTGCTGTTGAGCAACCGATGGTCGTCCTGGGTTTGAACGATGAAAGTGGGCGGCGTCTTTTCGGTAACTTTCAATTCGGGTGAGATGGAGAAATTTTCGCCGTCGAGGTATGCCGGATAGATCAGGACACAAAAATCGGGACGGAGGCTCGCATTATCAAAATTATCTACCTGCGGGTATGTACGCTCGGCATAGCTGTTGCTCGCCATGGCCGCTAAATGGGCGCCGGCTGAGAATCCCATCACGCCTATCCGGTTTGGATCGATTTTCCACTCACCGGCGTGCGAACGTGTGTAGGCGATGGCTCGCTGCAGGTCCTGCAACGGCGCCTGATGCTTCTCAAGGCCTTCGCGTCGGGGCACGCGGTATTTCACCAGCACACAATTAACTCCGTGGCTGTTGAACCGCTTGCAGATTTCCGTCCCTTCCAGGTTGTACGCCAGAATATTGTATCCTCCTCCCGGATTCACAATGATGGTGGCGCCCGAGTTATTATCTGCAGGAGCCGGGAAAAACGTCAGTGTAGGCTCGCTCACATCGCTGATGCGGAGCACCGGACATCCGGCTACCTTGTTGCCCGACAGATCGTCTTTTTGCTTCATTTTTGTTGTTTCTCCGGGAGCGCCATCGGGGAAGAGGAGGATAGGAGTTTCTTGAGCCATAACCATGGTGGATAGTAAGCTGAAAATAAACAAGTATTTTTTCATATGTTGTTGATGTTAAATGAGCCTGAATATCTATTGCCTGGGACCTTTAATAATATCCCTTAGCTTCACTGCCTGGAAAGTCATGTGTGCCACGCTGCTTTCGTAAAGGATTCCAACGGTTTCTTTATCAATCACAGTCAGGCAAGAGTAGCCCCAACCGGGATCTTCATCCAACAGCACCTGGTATTCTTCGGGAAACGATAATCCTCCGTCCAGGCTGGCTTTGATGGTAATGTGATGTCTTCCTTCGGTGGTGTTGGGATTGGAGAACAGCAATATATCCTTACCCAGTACATTTTCATTGGCATCCACTTTTATCAGGCTTGCCATGCAAACCGGTTCCTGCAAGACGCTTCTGTTTGACGGGTGCTCCGTCCAAGTTTTGCCTAAATCCTTCGTTATGGAAACGGCACGGCTTCCTCCGCGATTATCGCGCATATTAAGCATCAAAACGCCGGGCTCGACTTCCGCCACTTGCGCTTCCGTTGTGTTTGTACGGGCGTGATTATGAATTTTCCAGGTCTGTCCGCTGTCCTTGCTGTACATGATGCCGGCGTTGGGTATCCGGATAGAGTCAATAAACTGAATGGGGAAAACCAATGTTCCGTCCTGCATGGTGATTCCCCTTCCGGGACCCTGCAGCAATAAATGCCACGAAGGGTCTTTTACCTGAGAAGTGATGTTGATGGGGTCTGACCAGGTCTTACCGTCATCCATGCTTTTTGTCAGCACCAGCTGCCCCGTCCGTTTTTCATCCATGCCGGCTTGCGAGTTGTGCCATGCCCTGTAATTTCCCATCCCATGTGTCCACAAGGCAGCAATCCAGATAGTTCCGGTGTTTTTATCCACCAGGATAGAAGGATCTCCTACTCCGTTCTGTGCTTTGGGTAATCCGCCATATTCACCGAACGCAACCGGAATACGCATCTTCTCCCAGGTCTGGCCCTTGTCGGTACTCCGGCTCAACCCTATATCAACGTGTTCTTGTAAATCCACACTGTTGTTGTACCGGACGTCGTAAACACCCAGCAACGTTCCTCTATTGCTGGTGACCATGCCTGGAATACGGAAGGCGGCAACGCCATCGTCTCCTGCATGGCGAACCCCCACTCCCATCCGGTGTGTTTCCGTATTATTGGCAAACGATATGGGAGCATCTCTTCCGTCGAGCTTTGCTGAAACCAGATTCACATCAATTTTCGATAACAGGGAGGTGGTGGGTTTCATCTGAAGGCTGATCCAGAAATAGTTGATCCCCGGGAAAAGGGGGTAATTTGCCGAAAAGGCCACTTCGATCCCTGGCGATTTTTGTTCAACAACCTTCACCGAATAGGAAGGATTTGCCTCGCGGGTTTTACCCGGCGTGAATCCCGACAGGTATTGTACAGGATGATAAAATGTTTGTCCTTTACGCTGAACGGCTTCGGTTCCTCCATAATAGAGTTTTAAAGACCCCACCTCGTTCAGGTTTGAGCTTTCGGAGAACTTAAGTTTCAATTCGGTCAATTTTACAGCCTCCCTCGCATCGATACTGATATAAAAAAGGGCATTATCAATGCGGTCTATCAATATAGGAACTTGCGTTTGTTTCACACGAAGGGTGTCACCTGCCTGCATAAACCCCAGCGACAAAAGCATAAAAACGGGGAATACCAGAATTTTTTTTATTAAAATGGGATTATAAGTCATTCGGCAAAGATAAAAAATAAAAATTTCATTTCATAAATAGAGGTAGAAATCCTGTACCAGGTGGATAAATTCAGGTGTGTAAACATGACGCTTCTCCTCAATAACCAATTCGTTCCTATCCGTCTCCGTTTCGCTTCGGGTAGTAAACTCCAATAAAATTCGCTTGGGAGAAGCAGACCGGGTTGGAAGAACAACCGTTTCACGGGATAAATGGAAATTTTCTTTTTCAGACACGGTCATTATATTGTCCCTTTCCGAAAACGGATAGATCAGCGAAAGGGTTCCCGTATCATTAAGAAGCTTCCTGCTCATTTTGAAAAGTTCAGCCGGAGTAAGCGAATCCATATGCCGGGCACCGGTTCTTTTCAGATCGGGCGATGGCAGCGAATTAACAAAAAAAGGAGGGTTGGAAACAATCGAGTCAAATTTCCCTGTCACTGTTGGGAAAAAATCCCGGAACGAAACAGGCAACACCTCTATGCGCTCTTTAAAACGAGAATTATCAACGTTCTCCCTGGCCTGCAAAGCCGCATCTGCATCCATCTCGATAGCTGTAATTTTTGCCAGACTGTTTCGTTGTGCAGCCATTAAGGCAATTAAGCCTGAGCCCGTTCCCACGTCCAGGATCGATTGGCAATCGATAAAATCTGCCCACGCACCCAACAGGACGCCATCGGTGCCGACTTTCATGGCACACCTGTCGTGAAAAACAGTAAATTGCTTAAATTTAAAAGAGTTGTTTCCCATAAACGGTAAAAATCAATATTTGGCACGGAATTTGGTGTAAGATATAGGCATTGCGACAACAAAAATAACACATATTCTGTTTTTCCGAAATAAAATATGAATTGAACCGTACCGAAGATAAGTAAATAAATATGTTTCAAAATAAATTATCCGTATTAAAACCGGAAGAGAGCGAAAGCAACGTCATATCGTTTATTGCCGGAGATTTCCTGGACGGCAGCCAGGAGATCGATGAAAGTTCCCTGAAGGAAAGCCTTCCTATATTACCGTTACGTAACACCATCGTTTTCCCGGGAAGCGGGCTCCCCATCTCTGTAGGACGGAGCAAGTCACTCAAGTTAGTCCGGGCATTGGGCAAAAAACACCGCTATATCGGTCTGGTCTGTCAAAAAGACAACAACGTCGAAGAACCTGAGAAGGAAGATCTATATTCAATAGGTGTCATCGCCGAAGTAATACGCGTGATTGAGCTCGACAAAAACAACCTGAGCATCATTGTCCAGGCAAAGAAAAGATTCGAATGGACAGAGTTCACGCAAACCGAGCCCTATTTTGCGGCCAACTACAGGATCCTGGAATCGAAAAGAGCGGAGAAAGACGACAAGGAGTTCAGCGCCATTCTGGATTCCATAAGGGACGCTATGAACCATATGCTCAACATTCTTGGCGATCCCCCCAAGGAGCTGCTGCAAACCATCAATCACGAGTCGTTCACCGGTATGTTGGTAAGCTACAGTGCCACCAACCTGCCCATTGAAAACAGGGAAAAACAGGAGCTGTTGAGTATAAGTGACGAAAAGGAACAAGCATACAGGCTGCTGATGATCCTTAACCGCGAGACACAAGTACTGGAGTTGAAGATGAATATCCAGATGAAAACCCGCGAGGACCTCAACCAGCAACAGAAAGAATATTTCTTACAACAACAGATAAAAACCATTCAGGAAGAACTGGGCGGCAACACTCAGCAAATAGAGATCGCTGAGTTTCGTAAAAAGGGAAAAACGAAGAAGTGGAGCCAGGAAGTAGCTGATATTTTCGAAAAAGAAATCAGTAAACTGGAAAGGTTACATCCGCAGTCACCCGATTATTCGGTCCAGTTCGGCTACCTTCAGACCATTGTGGAGTTGCCGTGGAATGAGTATACCAAAGACAGCTTCAACCTGAAGAATGCACAGAAAATTCTCGATCGCGACCATTTTGGAATGGAAAAAGTGAAAGAGCGCATCATCGAGCATCTGGCTGTTTTGAAACTGAAAGGCGATTTAAAATCTCCGATATTGTGCCTTTACGGCCCTCCCGGGGTAGGTAAGACATCTCTCGGAAAATCGATTGCCGAAGCATTGAACAGGAAGTATATCCGCGTTTCACTGGGTGGTCTGCACGATGAAGCTGAAATTCGCGGCCATCGCCGCACCTATATCGGGGCCATTCCCGGAAGAATTATCCAGAACATTCAAAAAGCAGGAAGTTCAAACCCGGTTTTTGTGCTGGATGAAATAGATAAAGTGGGTAACGACTTTCGGGGCGATCCGGCATCGGCGCTGCTCGAAGTGCTTGATCCTGAACAGAATTTTGCATTTCACGACAATTACCTCTCCATCGATTACGACCTTTCAAAAGTGATGTTCATCGCTACGGCAAACAACCTGAACACTATCCCCCAACCTCTTCTCGACAGGATGGAGTTGATAAACGTTGGGGGCTACATCAGCGATGAAAAAATAGAAATCGCCTATCGTCACCTCGTCCCAAAACAGCTGGAAAATCACGGCATAAAGAAGAAGGCTTTCAGCATTTCTAAACCGGCCTTACTGAAGATCATCGAAGATTACACCCGCGAATCGGGGGTAAGGGAACTGGACAAGAAAATTGCAAAGGTAACCCGGAAAATTGCCCGGAAGATAGCTGGAAATGAAGAGTATCCCAAGGTATTGAAACCTACTGATGTCACGGAGTACCTCGGCATGGAAGAATACAGCAAAGACCGTTACCAGGGCAACGACTATGCCGGAGTGGTTACAGGGTTGGCCTGGACAGCCGTAGGGGGAGAGATCCTTTTTGTGGAAAGTTCGCTGAGTCGAGGAAAGGGCTCAAAACTTACGCTCACCGGAAACCTGGGCGACGTGATGAAGGAGTCGGCTATGCTGGCGATGGAGTACATACACGCCAATGCCGACCTGCTGGATATTGACCCCGCTATTTTTGAGAACTGGAACACGCACATTCACGTTCCCGAAGGCGCCATGCCCAAAGACGGGCCATCGGCAGGAATAACCATGATCACATCACTGGCCTCAGCCTATACGCAACGTAAAGTGCGGAACAATCTGGCCATGACGGGAGAAATCACGCTGCGGGGAAAAGTACTACCGGTTGGTGGAATTCGGGAAAAAATTCTGGCAGCAAAGCGTGCCGGAATTACCGACATCATCCTCTGCAAAGAGAACGAAAAAGATATTCTTGAAATCAAACCCGAGTATGTGGCAGGTTTGAACTTTCACTATGTGGAAGATGTGAAGCAAGTGCTGGAATTTGCCCTGCTGGAAGAAAAAGTGGAAAACCCCAAGAATTTTATCGTTCCGGCAGAAAAAGAGTAAGGCGACTATCCTTACCCGAACTTTTGTTCATCAATTATTGGGAAAATCGTTCCGAGGAGGTTATATTTGTAAAAATCCCGGCTTTTAGCTCAGTGATGAATGAAATTTTGGGTTTTTCATATCATTCTTGCCGTTACTCTTTGTGCAAAATGCTCTTTTGCCAAGTCGCAATCAAACGATTGGCGCTCCTATCTGGAACAGCTTGCAGAAGAGGGAATGGACGATACCACCATCGAAAACATGTTTCAGGAACTAACGATGCTGGAGGGCAACCCCATGAATTTAAACCGGGTTTCCCGCGAACAACTGGAGCAGTTTCCACTGATCAATTTTGAACAAGCGGCTCACATAGCCGAATTTCTGGATAAGAACCGGCCGGTCTACACGGTATTTGAACTCCGGAATGTCTCTTTTCTCGATTTTAAAACTGTAGAACTGATCCTGCCGTTTTTTTTCGCGGGCAAAGCGGAGGAAGAACAACCAACGGTGCAGGAAATGCTCAGTCGGGGGCGACACGAAGTTCAATCCCGGTTCGACAAGACCCTTCAGAACCGGGCAGGATACGGAGAGTTTGCCGACAGCATTCTTCAGCGTTATCCCAATCGGAAATACCGGGGAGAGGATTTTTATACTTCGATGAAATACGCATTCACTTATCGCGATAAAATTCAGTTTGGGTTGGTGGGCGAAAAAGATCCCGGCGAGCCGTTTTTGCAGAAAAACTATCCCGTGGGATACGATCATTACGGACTGCACCTGATCATTCGCGAACTGGGAAAGCTTAAAACCCTTGCCGTGGGCGATTATCGCCTATCGTTCGGACAAGGATTAATACTCAACAACGACTTTATGATCTCCAAATCCTGGGGCACCAACACCATTATCCGCCGGACACAGGGACCTAAACGACATTTCTCCACCGCCGAAAGCGGATTTTTTCGTGGTGCAGCTGCTGTCTTCCAGGCAGGGAAAATAACCGTTATCCCTTTTTACTCCAACAAAAGATTTGATGCCAATCTTTCCCGCGACGGAGAAATAACCTCGTTCAAGACCGATGGGTATCACAGAACGCCTTCGGAAATAGAGAAAAAAAACAATTCGCGTGAACAGGTAACGGGGGTGAATATCAACTACCGCAACGAGCAGCTTCAGTTAGGCGTGAGCGGTGTATATCACGCCTATAGCCGTATGTATTGCCCGGTTGTTCGCGAATACAACTATTACAGTTTGCGGGACTCGTCCCATTTCAATGCAAGCATTGACTACTCGTACCGCTTAAACCGGTTGGCGTTTGCCGGGGAAACCGCAGTGGCCAGAAACGGAGCCACAGCAACCACCCACATGATTCAATATACACCGTCCGGGCTTTTCTCCCTGTCGGCACTTTACCGCCATTTCCCCATTTCTTACAACGCAATGCATGCGCAGGCATTTTCCGAAGGGAGCCGGGTTCAAAACGAGAACGGATTCTATTTAGGCGTCACCTTCAGTCCGCTGCAAAAGGTATCGGCAACAACGTATATTGACCTTTTCCGTTTCCCCTGGCCGAAAGACCAGGTAGATAAGCCGTCGGCAGGCTTCGACTTCTATTTTTTAGGTACGTACGCCATGGATCGAAACTCCAACTTCGAGCTGCGGTACAAAATAAAACAGAAAGAGCAGAACACCGACTATCCCGAAAACTCCAGAAAAGTATTACCCTACAACACACAAAAGATCAGGCTCCGATATAATCACGCACTAAACAACGGGTGGGACTTCCGGACTACTTTAGATGCC
This portion of the Petrimonas sulfuriphila genome encodes:
- a CDS encoding alpha/beta hydrolase, which produces MKKYLFIFSLLSTMVMAQETPILLFPDGAPGETTKMKQKDDLSGNKVAGCPVLRISDVSEPTLTFFPAPADNNSGATIIVNPGGGYNILAYNLEGTEICKRFNSHGVNCVLVKYRVPRREGLEKHQAPLQDLQRAIAYTRSHAGEWKIDPNRIGVMGFSAGAHLAAMASNSYAERTYPQVDNFDNASLRPDFCVLIYPAYLDGENFSISPELKVTEKTPPTFIVQTQDDHRLLNSSLFYYYALKEAKAPVAMSLYPSGGHGYGLRNTGDLVNEWPFRVMSWLHDIKMVE
- a CDS encoding exo-alpha-sialidase, translating into MTYNPILIKKILVFPVFMLLSLGFMQAGDTLRVKQTQVPILIDRIDNALFYISIDAREAVKLTELKLKFSESSNLNEVGSLKLYYGGTEAVQRKGQTFYHPVQYLSGFTPGKTREANPSYSVKVVEQKSPGIEVAFSANYPLFPGINYFWISLQMKPTTSLLSKIDVNLVSAKLDGRDAPISFANNTETHRMGVGVRHAGDDGVAAFRIPGMVTSNRGTLLGVYDVRYNNSVDLQEHVDIGLSRSTDKGQTWEKMRIPVAFGEYGGLPKAQNGVGDPSILVDKNTGTIWIAALWTHGMGNYRAWHNSQAGMDEKRTGQLVLTKSMDDGKTWSDPINITSQVKDPSWHLLLQGPGRGITMQDGTLVFPIQFIDSIRIPNAGIMYSKDSGQTWKIHNHARTNTTEAQVAEVEPGVLMLNMRDNRGGSRAVSITKDLGKTWTEHPSNRSVLQEPVCMASLIKVDANENVLGKDILLFSNPNTTEGRHHITIKASLDGGLSFPEEYQVLLDEDPGWGYSCLTVIDKETVGILYESSVAHMTFQAVKLRDIIKGPRQ
- a CDS encoding methyltransferase, with product MGNNSFKFKQFTVFHDRCAMKVGTDGVLLGAWADFIDCQSILDVGTGSGLIALMAAQRNSLAKITAIEMDADAALQARENVDNSRFKERIEVLPVSFRDFFPTVTGKFDSIVSNPPFFVNSLPSPDLKRTGARHMDSLTPAELFKMSRKLLNDTGTLSLIYPFSERDNIMTVSEKENFHLSRETVVLPTRSASPKRILLEFTTRSETETDRNELVIEEKRHVYTPEFIHLVQDFYLYL
- the lon gene encoding endopeptidase La gives rise to the protein MFQNKLSVLKPEESESNVISFIAGDFLDGSQEIDESSLKESLPILPLRNTIVFPGSGLPISVGRSKSLKLVRALGKKHRYIGLVCQKDNNVEEPEKEDLYSIGVIAEVIRVIELDKNNLSIIVQAKKRFEWTEFTQTEPYFAANYRILESKRAEKDDKEFSAILDSIRDAMNHMLNILGDPPKELLQTINHESFTGMLVSYSATNLPIENREKQELLSISDEKEQAYRLLMILNRETQVLELKMNIQMKTREDLNQQQKEYFLQQQIKTIQEELGGNTQQIEIAEFRKKGKTKKWSQEVADIFEKEISKLERLHPQSPDYSVQFGYLQTIVELPWNEYTKDSFNLKNAQKILDRDHFGMEKVKERIIEHLAVLKLKGDLKSPILCLYGPPGVGKTSLGKSIAEALNRKYIRVSLGGLHDEAEIRGHRRTYIGAIPGRIIQNIQKAGSSNPVFVLDEIDKVGNDFRGDPASALLEVLDPEQNFAFHDNYLSIDYDLSKVMFIATANNLNTIPQPLLDRMELINVGGYISDEKIEIAYRHLVPKQLENHGIKKKAFSISKPALLKIIEDYTRESGVRELDKKIAKVTRKIARKIAGNEEYPKVLKPTDVTEYLGMEEYSKDRYQGNDYAGVVTGLAWTAVGGEILFVESSLSRGKGSKLTLTGNLGDVMKESAMLAMEYIHANADLLDIDPAIFENWNTHIHVPEGAMPKDGPSAGITMITSLASAYTQRKVRNNLAMTGEITLRGKVLPVGGIREKILAAKRAGITDIILCKENEKDILEIKPEYVAGLNFHYVEDVKQVLEFALLEEKVENPKNFIVPAEKE
- a CDS encoding helix-hairpin-helix domain-containing protein, with product MKFWVFHIILAVTLCAKCSFAKSQSNDWRSYLEQLAEEGMDDTTIENMFQELTMLEGNPMNLNRVSREQLEQFPLINFEQAAHIAEFLDKNRPVYTVFELRNVSFLDFKTVELILPFFFAGKAEEEQPTVQEMLSRGRHEVQSRFDKTLQNRAGYGEFADSILQRYPNRKYRGEDFYTSMKYAFTYRDKIQFGLVGEKDPGEPFLQKNYPVGYDHYGLHLIIRELGKLKTLAVGDYRLSFGQGLILNNDFMISKSWGTNTIIRRTQGPKRHFSTAESGFFRGAAAVFQAGKITVIPFYSNKRFDANLSRDGEITSFKTDGYHRTPSEIEKKNNSREQVTGVNINYRNEQLQLGVSGVYHAYSRMYCPVVREYNYYSLRDSSHFNASIDYSYRLNRLAFAGETAVARNGATATTHMIQYTPSGLFSLSALYRHFPISYNAMHAQAFSEGSRVQNENGFYLGVTFSPLQKVSATTYIDLFRFPWPKDQVDKPSAGFDFYFLGTYAMDRNSNFELRYKIKQKEQNTDYPENSRKVLPYNTQKIRLRYNHALNNGWDFRTTLDAALFRRKFFPLEKGFMLSQHAGYRGGKKIRGDLFAGYFKSDTYATRLYSYERNLLTTFYMPSFHGKGIRLAASGRYAFTPRLSFSVKIGHTRYFDRETIGSGTEQISGNRRTDLFTYWQWQF